One Nocardioides oleivorans DNA segment encodes these proteins:
- the recD gene encoding exodeoxyribonuclease V subunit alpha, producing MTDLFEPVDATDARLALGATGLLASFNAAGVLTSADVHVASALGRLGRESDERVLLAVALAVRAVRGGSVCVDLATVADPPGLPWPDAADWAAAVAASPLVAAGLVRWDNDLLYLDRYHEQETQVVDDLLTRAASAPDHDPALMAASLARLVAAMQAARPGTSYDEQVAACLSAAGQWTTVLTGGPGTGKTTAVASLLVGLLDQHPSGLRIALAAPTGKAAARLQQAVHQEAEVFDEADRVRLAGVTASTLHRLLRPDPGNSTRFRHHRGNRLPHDVVVVDESSMVSLTQMARLLEAVRPDARLVLVGDPHQLSSVEAGAVLSDVVRGFQDRPDSPVAALRSTHRFGAEIHALAEALRTGDADGALSVLAAGHEAIEWIDEADPSSRIRSTALGAALAVRDAAEHGDVEGALRALDRHRLLCAHRDGPFGVRHWNRRIEQWLTAETGDGLFERAYVGRPLLVTANDHQLGVYNGDSGVVVLTPAGPRAVIAASDGPRDLAPSRLGDVETMHAMTIHKSQGSQADVVTVLLPDEESRLLSRELFYTAVTRARSTVRVVGSEAAIRAAIGRRAQRASGLAVRLAAAP from the coding sequence ATGACCGACCTCTTCGAGCCGGTCGACGCCACCGACGCGCGGCTGGCCCTCGGTGCCACCGGGCTGCTGGCCTCCTTCAACGCCGCCGGGGTGCTGACCAGCGCCGACGTCCACGTCGCCTCGGCCCTCGGCCGGCTCGGCCGCGAGTCCGACGAGCGGGTGCTCCTCGCCGTCGCCCTGGCCGTGCGCGCGGTCCGCGGGGGCTCGGTGTGCGTCGACCTCGCGACCGTCGCCGACCCGCCCGGCCTCCCGTGGCCGGACGCCGCCGACTGGGCCGCCGCCGTCGCCGCGAGCCCGCTCGTGGCGGCCGGGCTGGTCCGCTGGGACAACGACCTGCTCTACCTCGACCGCTACCACGAGCAGGAGACCCAGGTCGTCGACGACCTGCTCACCCGCGCCGCTTCCGCCCCCGACCACGACCCCGCCCTGATGGCGGCGTCGCTGGCCCGCCTGGTGGCCGCGATGCAGGCGGCCCGCCCGGGGACGTCCTACGACGAGCAGGTGGCGGCGTGCCTGTCCGCCGCCGGCCAGTGGACGACCGTGCTGACCGGGGGTCCGGGCACCGGCAAGACGACCGCGGTCGCCTCGCTGCTCGTCGGGCTGCTCGACCAGCACCCGAGCGGCCTGCGGATCGCCCTCGCCGCACCGACCGGCAAGGCCGCCGCCCGGTTGCAGCAGGCGGTGCACCAGGAGGCCGAGGTCTTCGACGAGGCCGACCGCGTGCGGCTCGCGGGCGTGACCGCGTCCACCCTGCACCGCCTGCTCCGGCCCGACCCGGGCAACTCGACCCGCTTCCGCCACCACCGCGGCAACCGGCTCCCCCACGACGTCGTGGTCGTCGACGAGTCGTCGATGGTGTCGCTCACCCAGATGGCGCGGCTCCTCGAGGCCGTCCGGCCCGACGCCCGCCTGGTCCTGGTGGGCGACCCGCACCAGCTCTCGTCGGTCGAGGCCGGCGCCGTGCTGAGCGACGTCGTGCGCGGCTTCCAGGACCGGCCCGACTCGCCGGTCGCCGCGCTCCGGTCGACCCACCGGTTCGGTGCCGAGATCCACGCGCTCGCCGAGGCGCTGCGCACCGGTGACGCCGATGGAGCGCTGTCCGTGCTGGCCGCCGGGCACGAGGCCATCGAGTGGATCGACGAGGCCGACCCGTCGTCCCGCATCCGCAGCACCGCGCTCGGCGCCGCCCTCGCCGTCCGCGACGCGGCCGAGCACGGCGACGTCGAGGGAGCGCTGCGGGCCCTCGACCGGCACCGCCTGCTGTGCGCGCACCGCGACGGCCCCTTCGGCGTACGCCACTGGAACCGTCGCATCGAGCAGTGGCTCACCGCCGAGACCGGCGACGGGCTCTTCGAGCGCGCCTACGTCGGCCGGCCGCTGCTGGTCACGGCCAACGACCACCAGCTCGGCGTCTACAACGGCGACAGCGGCGTGGTCGTGCTGACGCCCGCCGGACCGCGGGCGGTCATCGCGGCGAGCGACGGCCCGCGCGACCTGGCTCCGTCGCGCCTCGGCGACGTCGAGACGATGCACGCGATGACGATCCACAAGTCGCAGGGCTCGCAGGCCGACGTGGTGACCGTGCTGCTCCCCGACGAGGAGTCGCGCCTGCTCTCGCGCGAGCTCTTCTACACCGCCGTCACCCGCGCCCGCTCCACCGTCCGGGTCGTCGGCTCGGAGGCGGCGATCCGGGCCGCGATCGGCCGGCGGGCCCAGCGCGCGAGCGGGCTCGCCGTACGCCTCGCGGCAGCACCCTGA
- a CDS encoding UvrD-helicase domain-containing protein — translation MDVFDITAPLPTGTTLLEASAGTGKTWTIAALVTRYLAEGVATLEEMLVVTFTRAASQELRDRVRRQLDEAAAVLADPTSADADNRLHDWLLDADEPERTIRLGRLTDALTSYDAATIATIHQFCQLVLRSLGVAGDTDTGAVLVEDLEQLTSEVTDDLYLGLFARREATTWSHETALTIARAVVGDPRANVAPREALAEDPEGQAAELVRFASEVLDEIDRRKRRLGVLSYDDLLGQLADALAADDSPARARMRQRWKVALIDEFQDTDPVQWQVFERAFHGASTLVLIGDPKQAIYAFRGGDIVTYLQAAEQATTRQTLGVNWRADQPLLDSLQVLVQGASLGDDRIPVHPITAHHQASRLDGAGAPFRLRVVRHEELGRKKPRIGDWRGHVLTDLAADIKRLLTSGATVGAGDEARPVAPKDVAVLAARRADLLAAQEALAAVGVPSVVNAGGSVFKTAAATQWLTLLEALEQPHRADRVRAAALTDFFGRTAEDLQGEADPTDDLSDAVRRLADVFAARGVAAVLEIAVLGGLVARVLGRVGGERTLTDLRHIGEALHKVTVSERLGVVGLLGWLRTQVADDKIEVASERTRRLDSDAAAVQLVTIHGSKGLEYPIVYLPTLWDRWVRDEEVPLFHDDSGERCRDVGGPSRWRDAAATASRREDAGESLRLLYVALTRAQSQVVAWYCPTANNTASAPLHRMLFGRAPGHAHVNDEQPVLGDDEVVEILGRWKASGGPQPELATPGPVDTTPIDRELLPLAVRSFDRGVDTDWRRTSYSALSAAGAPHAGAPDRVLSEPDEVPELDDVPLDELVDDAPAPEVDAALSAVASPMADLPVGAAFGSLVHEVLEHADPASPDLRAELLAQVEEHRAWWAVEVDADALADALVAVCDSPLGPLAGGLTLRDITLPDRLRELDFEVPLAGGDLAARSDDPRAAQVVLGDLGPLLRAHLPDGDPLLAFAETLDGDADLAGQRLLGYLTGSIDVVVRVPVGGRTRYVTIDYKTNWLGDRAAPATAWEYRPEVLDEAMGHSDYPLQALLYTVVLHRYLRWRLPGYDPAEHLGGVLYLYLRGMCGPETPSVDGRPCGVFSWQPPVALVTALSDLLDGVAP, via the coding sequence ATGGACGTCTTCGACATCACCGCCCCGCTGCCGACCGGCACCACCCTGCTCGAGGCGAGCGCCGGCACCGGCAAGACCTGGACGATCGCGGCGCTGGTCACCCGCTATCTCGCCGAGGGCGTCGCGACGCTGGAGGAGATGCTCGTCGTCACCTTCACCCGGGCCGCCAGCCAGGAGCTCCGCGACCGCGTCCGGCGCCAGCTCGACGAGGCGGCCGCCGTGCTCGCCGACCCGACCTCCGCCGACGCCGACAACCGGCTGCACGACTGGCTGCTCGACGCCGACGAGCCGGAGCGCACGATCCGGCTGGGCCGGCTCACCGATGCGTTGACGTCGTACGACGCCGCGACGATCGCGACCATCCACCAGTTCTGCCAGCTGGTGCTGCGCAGCCTCGGGGTGGCCGGCGACACCGACACGGGCGCCGTGCTCGTCGAGGACCTCGAGCAGCTCACGTCCGAGGTCACCGACGACCTCTACCTCGGCCTCTTCGCCCGCCGCGAGGCCACCACCTGGTCGCACGAGACCGCGCTCACGATCGCCCGCGCGGTGGTCGGCGACCCGCGTGCCAACGTCGCACCCCGGGAGGCACTGGCCGAGGACCCGGAGGGCCAGGCCGCCGAGCTTGTGCGGTTCGCCAGCGAGGTGCTCGACGAGATCGACCGTCGCAAGCGCCGCCTCGGCGTCCTGTCCTACGACGACCTGCTCGGCCAGCTCGCCGACGCGCTGGCGGCCGACGACTCCCCCGCGCGCGCCCGGATGCGGCAGCGGTGGAAGGTCGCGCTGATCGACGAGTTCCAGGACACCGACCCGGTGCAGTGGCAGGTCTTCGAGCGCGCCTTCCACGGCGCCTCCACGCTGGTCCTGATCGGCGACCCGAAGCAGGCGATCTACGCCTTCCGGGGCGGCGACATCGTGACCTACCTCCAGGCCGCGGAGCAGGCCACGACCCGCCAGACGCTGGGCGTCAACTGGCGCGCCGACCAGCCGCTGCTCGACTCGCTCCAGGTGCTCGTCCAGGGCGCGTCGCTCGGCGACGACCGGATCCCGGTCCACCCGATCACCGCCCACCACCAGGCCTCCCGCCTCGACGGCGCCGGCGCGCCGTTCCGCCTGCGGGTCGTGCGCCACGAGGAGCTGGGGCGCAAGAAGCCGCGCATCGGCGACTGGAGGGGGCACGTCCTCACCGACCTCGCCGCCGACATCAAGCGGCTCCTGACCTCGGGCGCCACGGTCGGCGCCGGCGACGAGGCGCGGCCCGTCGCGCCGAAGGACGTCGCCGTGCTGGCGGCGCGGCGCGCCGACCTGCTCGCCGCGCAGGAGGCGCTGGCCGCCGTCGGTGTCCCGTCGGTGGTCAACGCCGGCGGCTCGGTCTTCAAGACCGCGGCCGCCACGCAGTGGCTCACCCTGCTCGAGGCGCTGGAGCAGCCGCACCGGGCCGACCGGGTGCGGGCGGCCGCCCTGACCGACTTCTTCGGGCGGACCGCCGAGGACCTCCAGGGCGAGGCCGACCCGACCGACGACCTGAGCGACGCCGTGCGCCGCCTCGCCGACGTGTTCGCCGCCCGCGGTGTCGCGGCGGTGCTGGAGATCGCCGTGCTCGGCGGGCTCGTCGCGCGGGTGCTGGGCCGGGTCGGTGGCGAGCGCACGCTCACCGACCTGCGCCACATCGGCGAGGCGCTGCACAAGGTCACCGTCAGCGAGCGGCTCGGGGTGGTCGGCCTGCTCGGCTGGCTGCGCACCCAGGTCGCCGACGACAAGATCGAGGTGGCCTCCGAGCGCACCCGACGCCTCGACTCCGACGCGGCGGCCGTGCAGCTCGTGACGATCCACGGCAGCAAGGGCCTGGAGTACCCCATCGTCTACCTCCCGACGCTCTGGGACCGCTGGGTCCGCGACGAGGAGGTGCCGCTCTTCCACGACGACAGCGGCGAGCGGTGCCGCGACGTCGGCGGACCGAGCCGGTGGCGCGACGCCGCCGCCACGGCGAGTCGTCGCGAGGACGCCGGCGAGTCCCTGCGCCTGCTCTACGTCGCGCTCACGCGCGCCCAGTCGCAGGTCGTCGCGTGGTACTGCCCGACCGCCAACAACACGGCGTCGGCGCCACTGCACCGGATGCTCTTCGGCCGCGCTCCGGGCCACGCCCACGTCAACGACGAGCAGCCGGTCCTCGGCGACGACGAGGTGGTCGAGATCCTCGGTCGCTGGAAGGCGTCGGGCGGCCCGCAGCCCGAGCTCGCCACACCGGGCCCGGTCGACACCACGCCCATCGACCGCGAGCTGCTGCCGCTCGCGGTGCGGTCCTTCGACCGTGGCGTCGACACCGACTGGCGCCGCACGTCCTACTCCGCGCTGTCCGCGGCAGGTGCCCCGCACGCCGGTGCACCCGACCGGGTGCTGTCGGAGCCCGACGAGGTCCCCGAGCTCGACGACGTACCCCTCGACGAGCTGGTCGACGACGCGCCCGCCCCCGAGGTCGACGCCGCACTCAGCGCCGTGGCCTCGCCGATGGCCGACCTGCCGGTGGGTGCCGCGTTCGGCTCGCTGGTGCACGAGGTGCTCGAGCACGCCGACCCCGCCTCCCCCGACCTGCGCGCCGAGCTGCTCGCCCAGGTCGAGGAGCACCGCGCGTGGTGGGCCGTCGAGGTCGACGCCGACGCGCTGGCCGACGCGCTCGTGGCGGTCTGCGACTCCCCGCTCGGCCCGCTCGCCGGCGGCCTGACGCTGCGCGACATCACCCTCCCCGACCGGCTGCGCGAGCTGGACTTCGAGGTCCCGCTCGCCGGCGGAGACCTCGCGGCGCGCTCCGACGACCCCCGTGCGGCGCAGGTGGTGCTCGGCGACCTCGGCCCGCTGCTCCGCGCCCACCTCCCCGACGGCGACCCGCTGCTGGCGTTCGCCGAGACGCTCGACGGCGACGCCGACCTCGCCGGGCAGCGACTCCTGGGCTACCTGACCGGGTCGATCGACGTCGTGGTGCGGGTGCCGGTCGGGGGCCGCACCCGCTACGTCACGATCGACTACAAGACCAACTGGCTCGGTGACCGGGCGGCGCCCGCGACCGCCTGGGAGTACCGCCCGGAGGTCCTCGACGAGGCCATGGGCCACTCCGACTACCCGCTCCAGGCGCTGCTCTACACCGTCGTCCTGCACCGCTACCTGCGCTGGCGGCTCCCCGGCTACGACCCGGCCGAGCACCTCGGGGGCGTGCTGTACCTCTACCTCCGCGGGATGTGCGGGCCGGAGACGCCGAGCGTGGACGGCCGCCCGTGCGGGGTGTTCTCGTGGCAGCCGCCGGTCGCGCTCGTGACCGCGCTGTCCGACCTGCTGGACGGAGTCGCCCCATGA
- the recC gene encoding exodeoxyribonuclease V subunit gamma: protein MTLHLHTAERTDALADALADLLVTPLPDPFAREVVVVPARGVERWLTQRLSHRLGVGPRGGDGVCAGVDFVSPHSLVSMLLDRDAEDPWSPDRLAWPLLEVIDGSLDEPGFEDLGRHLGHGDPADERSARRYAVARRLAGLFSSYATQRPQLVRDWRAGDDTDGDGHPLDADLRWQADLWRRLVERVGSPAPDVRHASTLERLAAGGDGLDLPGRLSLFGHTRLPVTEVELLRALGEHRDVHLWLPQPSPDLWSALAPTGVVGPVARSVDDSALLVAHPLLASLGRDSRELRRALGDLGTEQHAAGHADATTMLGWLQSDLRANRTPDAGLLASRVRADTDLSVQVHACHGTARQVDVLREVLVGLLQDDPTLEPRDILVMCPDIETYAPLISAGFGLADVAHEDVGHPAHRLRVRLADRSPGATNPLLGVAAELVELAAGRMTATSVLDLAATEPVRARFGFTDDHLERITRWVDQAAIRWGYDHDHRAAFGLDLDANTWLTGLQRVLLGAAMSGEGHRYVRGTLPIDDVGDGHLELVGSFVEMVDRLHTFVRAAGAATSVADWTTALSAAVHGLTASEADDAWRVAQFDRELARISAGVGDHETRLRHADVRALLRHRLRGRPTRSNFRTGTLTVCTMVPMRSVPHRVVCLVGLDDGVFPRLESVDGDDVLARRPLTGERDIRSEDRQLLLDAIGAATETLVITYAGRGEHTGDDKPPAVPLGELLDTLDRTSSGPVRRDLVVHHPLQPFDEANLTAGTLVPAHRRPFSFDRTALAGARAARSPQPAPRALVPGPLPAPEVVEEVSLGDLQDFFAHPVRSFLRHRLRVTTPYDVDETKDAVPITLDGLEKWQVGDRLVHDVLTGGDPQAAMVAEQLRGLLPPEDLGATMLTDIVQRVRPLVEAAVPLRSGPTRTIDVDIDLGDRRLTGTVGSVFGNNLVAVSYSSLGAKHRLAAWLDALALAAGHPDENWTAHTIGRWGRSGRRALIPPMTDDEARTELRSLVDVMERGQREPLPLPVKTSLAFAEEFAIGTHGHADPDAKAAAEWVTPRFNETGFPKEDGDQWHVRAWGESAPYDVLATPLLPDEEGEAPHRLGHYALRVWSPLLSHELVRGI, encoded by the coding sequence GTGACCTTGCACCTGCACACCGCCGAGCGGACCGACGCGCTCGCCGACGCGCTCGCGGACCTGCTGGTCACCCCGCTGCCCGACCCGTTCGCCCGCGAGGTCGTCGTGGTGCCGGCCCGTGGCGTCGAGCGATGGCTGACCCAGCGGCTGTCGCACCGCCTCGGCGTGGGGCCGCGCGGCGGCGACGGCGTGTGCGCCGGCGTCGACTTCGTCTCGCCCCACTCGCTGGTCTCGATGCTGCTCGACCGCGACGCGGAGGACCCGTGGAGCCCCGACCGGCTCGCCTGGCCGCTGCTGGAGGTCATCGACGGCTCCCTCGACGAGCCCGGCTTCGAGGACCTCGGCCGCCACCTCGGCCACGGCGACCCGGCCGACGAGCGCTCGGCCCGGCGCTACGCGGTCGCGCGACGGCTGGCCGGGCTCTTCTCGTCCTACGCCACCCAGCGTCCGCAGCTCGTCCGCGACTGGCGCGCCGGCGACGACACCGACGGCGACGGCCACCCGCTGGACGCCGACCTGCGGTGGCAGGCCGACCTCTGGCGGCGGTTGGTGGAGCGGGTCGGCTCGCCGGCCCCGGACGTGCGCCACGCCTCGACCCTCGAGCGGCTCGCGGCCGGCGGGGACGGGCTCGACCTGCCCGGGCGGCTGTCGCTCTTCGGGCACACGCGGCTGCCGGTGACCGAGGTCGAGCTGCTGCGCGCCCTCGGCGAGCACCGCGACGTGCACCTGTGGCTGCCGCAGCCGTCGCCCGACCTCTGGTCCGCGCTCGCGCCGACCGGGGTGGTCGGGCCGGTGGCGCGCTCCGTCGACGACTCCGCCCTGCTGGTCGCCCACCCGCTCCTCGCCTCGCTCGGCCGCGACTCCCGCGAGCTGCGGCGCGCGCTCGGCGACCTCGGCACCGAGCAGCACGCCGCGGGACACGCCGACGCGACGACGATGCTCGGCTGGCTGCAGTCCGACCTGCGCGCCAACCGCACGCCCGACGCCGGGCTGCTCGCCTCGCGGGTGCGCGCGGACACCGACCTGTCGGTGCAGGTGCACGCCTGCCACGGCACCGCGCGCCAGGTCGACGTGCTCCGTGAGGTGCTCGTCGGCCTCCTCCAGGACGACCCCACCCTGGAGCCGCGCGACATCCTCGTGATGTGTCCCGACATCGAGACCTACGCCCCGTTGATCTCGGCCGGGTTCGGGCTCGCCGACGTCGCCCACGAGGACGTCGGCCACCCCGCCCACCGGCTGCGGGTGCGGCTCGCCGACCGGTCACCCGGTGCGACCAACCCGCTGCTCGGGGTCGCTGCCGAGCTCGTCGAGCTCGCGGCCGGCCGGATGACCGCGACGTCGGTGCTCGACCTCGCCGCGACGGAGCCGGTGCGGGCACGCTTCGGGTTCACCGACGACCACCTCGAGCGGATCACCCGTTGGGTCGACCAGGCCGCGATCCGCTGGGGCTACGACCACGACCACCGCGCGGCCTTCGGGCTCGACCTCGACGCCAACACGTGGCTGACCGGCCTCCAACGGGTGCTGCTCGGGGCGGCGATGTCGGGCGAGGGCCACCGCTACGTCCGCGGCACCCTGCCGATCGACGACGTCGGCGACGGCCACCTCGAGCTGGTGGGCAGCTTCGTCGAGATGGTCGACCGGCTGCACACCTTCGTCCGGGCCGCCGGCGCCGCGACGTCCGTCGCCGACTGGACAACGGCCCTCAGCGCGGCCGTGCACGGACTGACGGCCAGCGAGGCGGACGACGCCTGGCGGGTGGCGCAGTTCGACCGCGAGCTCGCCCGCATCTCGGCCGGCGTCGGCGACCACGAGACGCGGCTGCGGCACGCCGACGTGCGGGCGCTGCTGCGGCACCGGCTGCGCGGACGACCGACCCGCAGCAACTTCCGCACCGGCACGCTGACCGTCTGCACGATGGTCCCGATGCGCTCGGTGCCGCACCGGGTGGTCTGCCTCGTCGGGCTCGACGACGGCGTCTTCCCGCGGCTCGAGTCGGTCGACGGCGACGACGTGCTGGCCCGACGACCCCTGACCGGCGAGCGCGACATCCGCTCCGAGGACCGGCAGCTCCTGCTCGACGCGATCGGTGCGGCGACCGAGACCCTGGTCATCACCTACGCCGGACGCGGCGAGCACACCGGCGACGACAAGCCGCCGGCCGTGCCGCTCGGCGAGCTGCTCGACACGCTCGACCGCACCAGCAGCGGGCCCGTGCGCCGGGACCTCGTCGTGCACCACCCGCTCCAGCCGTTCGACGAGGCCAACCTCACCGCCGGCACGCTCGTGCCGGCCCACCGGCGACCGTTCTCCTTCGACCGCACGGCACTGGCCGGCGCGCGCGCCGCCCGGTCGCCGCAGCCCGCCCCCCGCGCGCTCGTGCCCGGCCCGCTGCCCGCGCCCGAGGTGGTCGAGGAGGTCTCGCTGGGCGACCTCCAGGACTTCTTCGCGCACCCGGTGCGCAGCTTCCTGCGCCACCGGCTGCGGGTGACGACGCCCTACGACGTCGACGAGACCAAGGACGCCGTGCCGATCACCCTCGACGGTCTGGAGAAGTGGCAGGTCGGCGACCGGCTCGTGCACGACGTGCTCACGGGTGGCGACCCGCAGGCCGCGATGGTGGCCGAGCAGCTGCGCGGCCTCCTCCCGCCGGAGGACCTCGGCGCTACGATGCTCACCGACATCGTCCAGCGGGTGCGTCCGCTCGTGGAGGCGGCCGTGCCCCTGCGCTCCGGTCCCACCCGCACGATCGACGTCGACATCGACCTCGGCGACCGCCGCCTCACCGGCACCGTCGGCAGCGTCTTCGGCAACAACCTGGTCGCCGTCAGCTACTCCAGCCTCGGCGCGAAGCACCGCCTCGCCGCCTGGCTCGACGCGCTCGCGCTCGCCGCCGGGCACCCCGACGAGAACTGGACCGCGCACACGATCGGCCGCTGGGGTCGGTCCGGCCGGCGCGCGCTGATCCCCCCGATGACCGACGACGAGGCCCGCACCGAGCTGCGCTCGCTCGTCGACGTGATGGAGCGGGGCCAGCGCGAGCCGTTGCCGCTGCCGGTGAAGACCAGCCTGGCGTTCGCCGAGGAGTTCGCGATCGGCACTCACGGCCACGCAGACCCGGACGCCAAGGCGGCCGCCGAGTGGGTCACCCCGCGCTTCAACGAGACCGGCTTCCCGAAGGAGGACGGCGACCAGTGGCACGTCCGTGCGTGGGGCGAGTCGGCCCCCTACGACGTGCTCGCGACACCGTTGCTCCCCGACGAGGAGGGCGAGGCTCCGCACCGGCTGGGCCACTACGCGCTCCGGGTCTGGTCGCCGCTGCTGTCGCACGAGCTGGTGAGGGGGATCTGA